DNA from Eucalyptus grandis isolate ANBG69807.140 chromosome 5, ASM1654582v1, whole genome shotgun sequence:
TAGGCGTGAACCTAGTCCATGTGAGTAGTTATTCTCATGTGATTCCGTTAGTTTCCCACGTTCGGTGCTGCTTCGAGGAATTCAAGCATCCCTTGCCATTTGATCTTGCTCGGAATTCTGAGAAATGTCTTTAATTTTAGGGAGAACCCGGAGACACAATTCACCATGGCCAAACGCAATCcaggatcaatttctcccccgttactaaatcaacttaaaatctcttagcccccagcaacaaccagcaatgTATAGCCTCACAATATGCAAATATAACGCCGAAATaataagtagacaaagcaaataacgacaccaaggatttaacgtggaaaacccaatgcgggaaaaaccacggaccgcccaaaaacattcactaatcaccaagaatatcaagatacacaaagtattcttctctagtcacacactagagcctcaatatcaacattacaatcatcTTTTTCTCACCACATAGGTAGACAAACAAGTTGGGAGTAAGAAAACCTTAACCGCAACTAGAGAATTCGGGGATGGTTCTCGACGAATAAAAACCATCAACTTGTAGCCCtcggtctcacgaacaacatactgaaatttgagccgattcaGTCAATATTTGGCTTTCGAATCAAAGCCGCAAAGTTGCagccctcttcctttcttctcttctcccttgcttgcagttttctatttctctctcctctcttttctttttcgacgGATGCACACCTCCACGCACGACActccacttctttttgttttgttttgtgttgtttcctttttttatttaatgctggctgggcctcacatgaaggtggacccagccaacaaatctccccctccacCTCATGTTGGAAGGTTCGTCATGCCCGCTTTTCTTCTACAAGCGTCAAGCTTCACCACGGGCAAGGCTTTGGTCATCATGTCGGACTTATTGTTGTCAGTATGAACTTTCTCAAGTAGGAAGAGCTTCTCTTCTAGCTTTTCTCAGATCCAATGATACTTCACATCAACATGCTTCGATCTTGAATGAAACACCAGATTCTTGCTAAGGTGGATGGCACTCATGCTATCGCAATATAGAACAAACTTCTCTTGCTTCAAGCCCAACTCTTGTAGGAATTTTTACATCCACAAAAGTTCTTTACCTACACCGGTAATAGCAATATACTCCGCTTCAGTTGTAGACAAAGTGGTACATTTTTGCAATATCGATTGCCATGAAACAGCTACCcctgcaaagattattataaaaTCCGATGTGGATTTTTGGGAATCAACATCACCGGCATAGTCCACATCCGAGTAGCCACTCAACTCAGGCTTTACATTTCCATAACACAAGCAAAGTGTAGAAGTGCCTCTAAGATATCTCAGAATCCATTTACCAGCGATCCAATGCTCCTTACCTGGATTAGAGAGAAATCTACTCACAACACCAACTGCATGAGCAATATTGGGTTTTGTACAAACCATGGCGTACATCAAACTACCCACGGCCGATGCATAAagaattttcatcatctcaaccttctctttctcacttgaagGACACTCTTTACTACTTAGCTTGAAATGGCCTGCAAGTAGAGTACTCACCGGTTTACATGTGCTcatgttgaatctttcaagTACCTTCTCAATATACTTATCTTGAGATAACCAcaatttcttattcttcctgTCACGAGTAATTCTCATGCCTAAGATTTGCTTAGCCGGGCCTAGGTCTTTCATTGCAAAAGCTTTACTCAACTCATTTTTCaagctcttgattttcttgacataatgcccaacaatcaacatatcatccacataaagtaggagaataacaaaataattatctGAGAATCTTTTCATAAAGACACAAGAATCGGAGTTTGTCTTACCGTATCCTTGTTCTTTCATGAATGATTCAAACTTCATACACAAGAATTGGGGACACAATTCACCACGGCCAAATGCAATCCAAGATCAATTTCTCCCCGATACTAAATCAACTTAAAATCTCTTAGCCCccagcaacaaccagcaatgTATAGCCTCACAATATGCAAATATAACGCCgaaataataagtaaataaagCAAATAATGACACCGAGGATTTAACATGGAAAACCCAATGCGGGAAAAACCACGGACCGcccaaaaacatccactaatcaccaagaatagcaggatacacaaagtattcttctctagtcacatACTAGAggctcaacatcaacattacaatcatcTTTTTCTCACCACATAGGTAGACAAACAAGTTGGGAGCAAGAATACCTTAACCGCAACTGGAGAATTCGGGGATGGTTCTCGACGAACAAAAACCACCAACTTGTAGCCCTCGGTCTCACGAACaatatactgaaatttgagccgattccaTCAATATTTGGCCTTCAAATCAAAGCCGCAAAATTGCagccttcttcctttcttctcttctcccttgCTTGCAgttttctgtttctctctcctctcttttctttttcgacgGATGCACACCTCCACGCAAAACACTCCACTTctttatgttttgttttgttttttttttttttatttaatgctaACTGGGCCtcacatgaaggtggacccagccaacattTAATCAGTAGTATCAGAGTCAATTTTCATCTTAATCTTTCACAAGATCGAGTTGATGGAGTCACGTTACAATTCAGCgtgctttttctcttctctgatATTTCGGCCTCGTAAGTTGGCGAAACCGTAAACAATCTCCCTCTCGTTTTTCACACTAATTGACGAATCTCCTCAGCTTCGCATGCTGAGACGAACGAGTGCATTTTTCGACGAGTCTTATGAAAATTTCCATATGTTTCGTACTGTGTAGATGAATTTTTATTCAGAAGTACATGTCGCTGATCTGTAATTCAGATGTCATTGCAAATACCTTGTCGTagcctttcaaaagattggtaGGTAATGCATGGACAAGAATTCTGTGGGTAGCGgcttctttttataaaaaaatatatatgtatttctCACAACAGTTTTTCTCGTCTGGTGAAGGTATTGGAGTCTTATCTTCATTAGATTTCgtatttctcctttttcataGTCTTCCTACTGGCCAAAATTAGATCGGTTGATGGTTGCTGACTTTATTGATTGTTTGTCCATGTTCTTGGTTATTTGATTCTCAAGGAGACATATACGATCAAAAGAGTCTATTGAGTGCGATTAAGCAGGTTGATGTGGTAATCTCTACTGTGGGGATAGCACAGCTAGAAGACCAAGAAAGGATTGTTGTAGCCATCAAAGCAGCCGGGGCATATCAAGGTTGTGCTGTGTCTAGTAATTTCATTTCGAGTTATTATTCTTTGTTTAGCATTTGATTGACGATATACGTTGGTGTTAGTTGTTAGCTTAAGTATGTTCTTCTAGTATGAGTGCATCACGTTcttgttgtgggctctgctttGATGAAATGGGGTGGATTCACTTTTTATTTGTAGAGAATtcacttctttcctttttaaatggTCATGACTTTGTGTAGAAGTCGTCGGTGAAATTTGAGGCTAACTATGTCAAATTCAAGTACCGGACAATGCCGGCTTCACTGTGGTTATGTTTTTTCGTCAAGGTCATCGAAAAAGTCAAAAGGTTTTAAAAACTCAATATGGATTACCGTCGTGTACCCTGCTCTTTGATCGATAATGAGAAACATGAACTACTTAATCCTTCAAGTGCgtttttgttctatttctaCGTTgaggaaccaaaaaaaaaaaccaaagagaaaGTTTCCCGGAGCGTTACCAAACAACACCTTAATTGCTAGTCTTGATTCACTTACAATAATTTTTACTCTGTTATAGTcacatattgaaaaaaaaaatgaaatatagtCTCATATAAGTTTGTTTTTATTGTTGCTCTGTTAGATTCACATattgaagaaaaaagtgaaattcaGTCTCATATAAGTTTGGTTTGTCTTTTAGCCATAACTCATGTAAATTTGTTGGATGAGGGGAATGCACTCTAGTTTTTTGTtgatttctaataaaaatgtcTCTTCTgaatcaattattttctatttagaGATTCTTGCCTTCAGATTTTGGAAATGATGCGGATCGTAACGATGCTGTGGAACCAGCAAAAACTGGATATGCTATCAAGGCCAAGATTCGCTGCCTTGTTGAGGCTGAGGGAATCCCTTATACATTTGTGGCTTCTAACTCTTTTGGAAATTTCCACCTTCGGACATTGTCACAGCTCGGGGCTACAGCTCCCCCTAGAGATAAAGTTGTCATCTTCGGAGATGGAAATGCAAAAAGTAAGAAGCAATTCGTTGAAATGCGTATTCTAATtagttaagttttttttttgttgtacaTTAACAACGAATTAATTACAGTAGTGATCAAAGTGAGAGGCGATTCATGAAGCTTGACAATTTTAAGGTAACGTCCTTGTCTAGAGATAATGGGGCTCTTACATCcattagtcttcaattttagaGACTAATATATGATATGATTCTGTTGTGGTTTATCTTGGCATAATACCACCTAGCGGGCAGATCATGAAGGTTCTCTTTATGTATTTGTTTGGGAAAAGAACATATGATTGCATTTGTCTGCATGTTGTCTAATGAATCAGTTTGATGAGATCATTCTTCTTCAAAGTGAGCCGAAAGTAACCCTAGGAAGATAGATGACTCTGTGATTTATTTATTAGCGAAATTGTAACACTCTCCCCGTCAATATGCAGCGGTGTTAAACAATGAGGATGCCATCGGCACCTATACCATCAAAGCTGTGGATGACCCAAGGACCTTAAACAAAATTTTGTATATCAAACCTCCTGCCAACACCTACTCGATGAATGAGCTCGTGTCTTTGTGGGAGAGAAAGATCGGCAAGACCCTAGAGAGGGTGTATGTTCCAAAGGAGCATGTTCTGAAGAACATTCAAGGTTAGGGATGCATTTCTATTGGATTTAAGTGCCTGAAATCCTCTCTATTCTCTCTGACATTTAAAGCTTGTCCGATCATATTGCAGAGGCGGTGGCTCCGCGCAACCTGTTCTTGGCATTATACCATTCTATCTTCGTGAAAGGAGACCAAACGAACTTCGAGATTGAGCCATCATTCGGAGTGGAAGCTTCGGCGCTCTACCCCGATGTCAAATACATGACTGTGGATCAATGCCTCGATCAATTTGTTTGATTATCGAAACCGAACATGCTAATAAATTTCTCACATCTCCGTGCagtaataaataatataggaTGCTGCTTCACAGGATCCTAGTGTGAAATGTCGCTTCTGCTGATCATCACATGGCTTGTACAACCCATTAGTCTGAGGACACACTATAAAGTATGAACGTTCAATGTGGCGCGTCTCTGCACTGCTCGGAGAAGTTGCTTCTGTTTTGGAGTTTGATATGGGTTCATGGGCCAATCCAAGCTAACACCAAGACACGGGTTTCTCTATCTTTGTATGTCATATTATCTTTCACGTCTAAAAGAATAACAAGTTAAAACAAGCGTAAACCGACTGTCAAACTTGTCGcaattttgaattattgttaATGTTTTGGGGGGATTCTTAGTGGCTGCGAGGGAACAAACATGTAGAAAAAGAGGCATGCGCGATGAGTCTGGATAAATCTCTAGCCAAATTCTTATTCCAAAACCTGATATACTGTGGATTGTTGTCTAACTAAGCATTCGTTTGGTTCAGTCTTCCTAAACCAATCATAAGTCAGGAATTTCCAATGAAAAACATATTAAGTAACGCATTTTTTGAGAAAGTAACAGTCAACAACATCTGGTTTCGCGCTTTCTCCCCCACCGAGGggggaggggttcgaaaccccACATCCCCATTGCGCGACTCACCCATGGCTGGGTCTGTGGTGGTGGCCCAGTTCACCCCGGGTTTACCCTGCCGGCTGCCGGCTGTTTGGGGGTTCCCggatcacccaaaaaaaaaaatctgtttttaACAAGAGAGttatcatttttgaattttgtaaagAACACGCAGCCTATCATAAATCAGAattgttgatttcttttctatctCAATGGAGGTTTGGTCGACACAATAATCAATTTTCTCAATCAAATTTAGACAACTTTTGGTAAGTCGAGttgttatttcaaaaaatttctcgtCATGTACTCATTCTCCACCGTAAATTTCTTCCGCCTTTCGTTGTCCACTTTTGTGTGCACTCATTTTCTGAGCGAAGGATGATGGTGGTGGGAAAGTCAATTCACCGAAAAGACAATTATGcccttttggaataaaaataaaatgacgaTTCATCTCGATGCGTGCCACCGGGCAACAAAAGTTGCAGCACGAGACAAAGCAAGTTCGCCGGGAAGAACCGCACCTCCGCCGTAATAGAACCCTCCGAGATGGCCGAGAAGAGCAAAGTGCTGGTGATCGGAGGCACTAGATACACCGGAAAGTTCGTCGTGAAGGTGAGTGCTAAGTCCGGTCACCCTACCTTCGCTCTCGTGAGGGAGTCCGCTCTCTCCGACCCCATCAAGGCTGAAATGGTCGAAGATTTCAATAGCTCAAGCATCAGTATATTCCAGGTGAGTAGTTATTCCCATGCGGTTGCGTTCGTTCGCCGTTCTGAGAAATGTTTTTATCAGTAGGATCGAAGTTGATTTTTATATCTATCTCTCACTTGATCGAGTTGATGGAGTCACGTTACGATATGGCGTTGTTCTTTCCCTTCTCTGATATTTTGTCTTTGTGCATGGTTGAAATCAGAAATCACGTTCCTCTCCTCTTTCAAATGCCTAACGAAATTTCAGCTTTGCATGATGATGTGAACGTGCACATTTCCAGAAAAATCTTGTGGAAACTTCGATATGCTTTAGCTGTTTCTGAGACAGCTATAGCTACGTGGCTGCGCTTTGCTGTGTAGACAAATCTTGCGGATCATTGCCGACTTCATTGATCGTTTGTCCATGCTCTTAGTTATTTGATTCTCAGGGAGACATATACAATCAAGAGAGTCTATTGTGATTAAGCAAGTAGATGTGGTAATCTCTGCCGTGGGGGTGAGCACAAGTGAAGGACCAAGACATGATTGTTGCTGCTATTAAAGCAGCTGGGAATATCAAGGTGGTGTTGTGCCTAGTAATTtcatttcaagttcttattgTTGGTTTAGCATTTGACTAATGGGTGTTAGCTTGATTCTTGTCTTAGTGGTTTAGGTGCATCGCGATCTCCTTGCGAGCTTTGCTTTAATGAAATGGGATGGATGGACTTATCTATATGTAGActtcaacttctttctttttaaaatggtCATAACCTTGTGTAGAAGTCATCAGTGAAATTCAAGAGtaactattttgaattcaaCTATAGGAGAGCGTGGGAAACATGAACTAGTTAATCCTGGAAATGGTACTTAGTAGTTGTCGCTGCTTTGGGTGGTCGTCAGTCAATGGCGAGTGGAACTCAGCATGCTCACAAAAGGCATTCGTCTTACCTGATATCTTGTTACTTGTGAAAGTGTCCAAGCAAGTAGAATGTCTGCCTATTCTATACTTGACAGAGTTATTTGGCTACTGCTctatttcttctatttttcttatagCACTTGGGGTCGACTTTGCTGAATTGCTGAATTTATTGATTCACTTATGATCACTTTCTACTATGTTATACTAACTTATCGAAACAACTCGAATTCAGTCTCATATAAGTTTGTCTTCCTTTTTTCGTGGGAACTCATACATGTTTTTTGGTTAAGGGGAATATGCTCTAAAAAATGTTCTGCTTTCTAACAAAAATGTTTCTTCTGATTtcattgtgtttatttttaGAGATTCTTGCCATCAAAGTTTGGAAATGACTTGGATCGCGTCCATGCTATGGAGCCAGAAAAAGCTGTTCTTGCCATCAAGGGCAAGATCCCCCGCATTGTCAAGGCCGAGGGAATCCcttgatagggctagtaagagCACATaaagaggggtgaataggtgatcaaaAAAGTTTTTGCAAAACTTAACAGATTAATTCGTCTTTTGAGAATAATAGATTGAAGATGTAAAAGGctataaacagttatataaaactatgaattaaaataaagagattagAGAAATAGAGtcgaaacacaaggtttatagcggttcggcttagaccaagcctacgtccactctcccgcacttacagcccactggctggattccgctaagaaccaaaagagattttacagcctcacctccttgattccatagtgtagaaactctgctacacttcctcaagatctcacaagtatttaatctctcttttgagtacaatttgagctcaacaattgaaacaGCAAAGACTAAgggcttcaaactttgaaatttttctttcacgcacacactcaaataacttgagtgtcttccttatatattcctCCATgtcttcataaccgttggcactttccaaaggagtttttccaatctacccattggacaagcTCAGATCCGCTGCATTCTCTGGTGCGTTGCCGCTGCCTCCAGGAATCACGAGCACTTATAGATTAGGTGTAAGAATGCATATGAATTTGAATAGGTTCGACTCTTTATTATATCAaactttaacaaatttatatttggaCTATCAGCCCAAATTTTGCATTTACCTCTAATTACCTTTACCCGATTCATGAGGTTATCAATGTATTTTGAGTGACAATCATGTACTCAAGGTAGGCTCACTAatgattaacaaaaataattcaagaaatGCATTCACTAGTGAAAGCTTTTCAAATATGAGAGGGACTGGCCTCACTCAAAAACATCAAGTCCTCGGTGgctgagagtgagagagagagagagagagagagagatcttggtCTTTTGCTAAGTTAATGGGGGGGGTTGCTCTCCATATAATAAAAGGGGAGGTGAAAAGTCAGAGGTGGGGGGATTTTGGAAATGGGAGACAAAATCTTTGATTGTGTGGAAGGATGTCTTGTCCCCATcttttgccttctctctctcccaccacTTTAAGGTTAGTAATGTGTGGGGTGTAGAGAGGGTTGTCCAAGTAGATGCGTGCTATAAGTGCTCGTgattcatgagagagagagacaagagagACAGACAAAGATTGTCTTGTAGACGGGAGAGAGTGCAAAAGAGGctccaaaagcattagaacCAATTTTATTTTGGAGCTTGTATTTTCAGGAAATGGAGACACgacatagaaaattcccttatgttccattaaaaattcattttcattattttcactGCCGACCCCGACAAGGGAAAACTGCGTGGATAAGCGGGCTCAAAAAGTATAATTTCGgtctaatttaatatttttgagatCCCGATACTGAGAAAGCGGGATGAAATCAGGACACTGAGACTCGGCATAGAAAACTCCCTTCTgttccattaaaaattcattttcggtATTTTCGATGCCGACCCCGGCCGGGGAAACTGCGTGGATAAGCGGGCTCCAAAAGCATTATTACGGTCCGATTTAATATTTCGAAGATTCCGATAGCTAGAAAGTAGGCTGAAATTAGGAAACGGAGAGTCagcatagaaaattcccttatgtttcattaaaaattcattttcggtATTTTCACTACAAACCCGAGAGGCAAAAATTGCGTGAATAAGTGCGCTTCAAAAGCATTATTTCGGTCCGATTTACTATTTTGGAGATTCTGATACCGAGAAAGTGAGATCAAATCAAAAAACGGAGACTCAGCATAGAAACTTCCCTTCTgttccattaaaaattcattttcggtAATTTTACTCCAAACCCCAAGAGGCATAAACTACGTGCAAAAGTAGGCTCCAAAAGCATTATTTCtgatcaatttaatattttggagatccCTATATGCCGAAAGTGGGCTGAAATCAGGACACAAAGAATCGGCATATAAAATTCCCttctattacattaaaaattcattttcagtAATTTCACTCCAGACCCCGGGAGGCAGAAACTGCGTGCAAAACTAGGCTCCAAAAGCATTATTTCGGAccgatttaatattttggagatccCGATATGCAGAAAGTAGGCTGAAATTAGGACGCAGAGACTCGGCATATAAAATTCCcctctattgcattaaaaattcattttcgttATTTTCACTGCCAACCCCGACAGGCGAAAACTGCGTGGATAAGCGGGCTCAAAAAGTATTATTTCGGTCTAATTTAATACTTTGGAGATCTCGATACCGAGAAAGTGGGATGAAATTAGGACACGGAGACTcaacatagaaaattcccttttgttccattaaaaattcattttcggtATTTTCGATTTCGACCCCGGCAGGGGGAAACTGTGTGGATAAGCAGGCTCCAAAAGCATTATTACGGTCCGATTTAATATGCTGGGGATCCCGATACCCAGAAAATGAGCTGAAATCAGGAAACAGAGACTCAATATAGAAAATTCCCTACTATTCcatcaaaaattcatttttcgtaaTTTCACTCCAGACCTCGAGAGGCGGAAACTGCGTGCAAAAGCAGGCTCCAAAGGCATTATTTCTAAccgatttaatattttggagatccCGATATGAAGAAAGTGGGCTGAAATCAGGAATCGGAGACTCGGCATATACAATTTCCTTATgttccattaaaaattcattttcgatATTTTCACTGCCGACCCCGGCAAGCGGAAACTGCGTGAATAAGCGGGCTCCAAAAGCATTATTGCAGTCCAATTGAATATTTTGGACATCTCGATACCCAGAAATTGGGCTGAAATCAGGAAATGGAGACTTGGCatagaaaatttccttcttttccgttaaaaatttattttcggtATTTCCAATGTCGACCCTGGCAGGGGGAAACTGTGTGGATAAGCGGGCTCCAAAAGCATTATTACGGTCCAATTTAATATTTCGGTGATCCCGATAGCTAGAAAGTGGGTAGAAATCAGGAAACCGACAGTCAGCATAGAAAATTCCTTTATgttccattaaaaattcatttttggtattttcactATAGACCCCGGAGGTGAAAATTGCGTGAATAAGCAGGCTTCAAAAGCATTATTTCGGTctgatttaatattttggagatccCAATACCGGACAAAGTGAGATGACATAAGAAAACGGAGACTCggcatagaaaattcccttttgttccattaaaaattcattttcggtAATTTCACTCCACACCCCGGGAGGCAAAAACTGCGTGCAAAAGCAGGCTCTGAAAGCATTATTTCTGAccgatttaatattttggagatccTAATATGCAGAAGTGGGCTAAAATTAGGACACAAAAACTCCGCATATAAAATTCCCTTCTGttacattaaaaattcattttcgttATTTTCACTGCCGACCCAGACAAGCGAAAACTGCGTGGATAAGCGGGCTAAAAAAGTATTATGTCAgtctaatataatattttggAGATCCCGATACTGAGAAAGTGGGATGAAATCAGGACACGGAGACTCGgtatagaaaattcccttttgttccattaaaaattcattttcggtATTTTCACTACAGACCTCGGGAGGCGAAATTTGCGAGGATAAGCGGGCCCCAAAAGCATTATTGCGGtccaatttaatattttggagatcTTGATACCCATAAATTGGGCTGAAATGAAGAAATGGAGACTCggcatagaaaattcccttatgttacattaaaaattcattttcagtATTTTCGATGCCGACCCTAGAAGGGGGAAATTGTGTGGATAAGAAGGCTCTAAAAGCATTTTTACGGTCCCATTTAATATTTTCGAGATCCGGGGGAAACTACGTGGATAAGCAAGCTCCAAAAGCAATATTGCGGTCCGATTGAATATTTTGGAGATCTCGATACCCAAAAATTGGGCAGAAATCAGGAAATGGAGACTCagcatagaaaattcccttctGTTCCGTTACAAATTCATTTTCGGTATTTTCGATGCCAACCCTGGTAAGGGGCAACTATGTGGATAAGCGGACTTCAAAAGCATTATTATGATccgatttaatattttggagatccCGATACCCAGAAAGTGAGATGAAATCAGGAAATGGAGACTCGGCATAAAAAATTCCCTTCTgttccattaaaaattcattttcggtATTTTCACTGCCGACCCCGGCAATCGGAAACTGCATGGATAAGCGGGCTCCAAAAGCATTATTGCGGTCCGATTGAATATTTTACAGATCTCGATACTCAAAAATTGAGCTGAAATCAGGAAACGGAGACTcaacatagaaaattcccttctATTCcgttaaaaattcattttcggtATTTTTGATGCCGACCCTGGCACGGGGAAACTGTGTGGATAAGCGGGCTCCAAAAGCATTATTATGGTccgatttaatattttggagatccCGATACGCAGAAAGTAGGTTGAAATCAGGACGCAGAGACTCGGCATATAAAATTCCCCtcttttacattaaaaattcattttcgttATTTTCACTATCGACCCCGACAGGCGAAAACTGCGTGGATAAGCGGGCTCGAAAAGTATTATTTCGGTCTGATTTAATACTTTGGAGATCTCGATACCGAGAAAG
Protein-coding regions in this window:
- the LOC104454718 gene encoding phenylcoumaran benzylic ether reductase Pyrc5-like; its protein translation is MRATGQQQLQHETKQVRREEPRLRRNRTLRDGEKSKVLVIGGTRYTGKFVVKVSAKSGHPTFALVRESALSDPTKAEMVEDFNSSSIRLIYGDIYDQKSLLSAIKQVDVVISTVGIAQLEDQERIVVAIKAAGAYQGCARFLPSDFGNDADRNDAVEPAKTGYAIKAKIRCLVEAEGIPYTFVASNSFGNFHLRTLSQLGATAPPRDKVVIFGDGNAKTVLNNEDAIGTYTIKAVDDPRTLNKILYIKPPANTYSMNELVSLWERKIGKTLERVYVPKEHVLKNIQEAVAPRNLFLALYHSIFVKGDQTNFEIEPSFGVEASALYPDVKYMTVDQCLDQFV